One window from the genome of Fundidesulfovibrio magnetotacticus encodes:
- a CDS encoding type II toxin-antitoxin system RelE/ParE family toxin, whose product MSHGVRERVVEMDEACTVDVQRNTIDPLRLIQGFKCRLTAQIANEGRCDKRFRAFQRQAERRLRILDAADTRDALRMLPSNRFEALGGDRKGQYSIAVNMQWRICFLWGDNGPYEVEIVDYH is encoded by the coding sequence ATGTCGCATGGGGTCCGGGAACGAGTGGTTGAAATGGATGAGGCTTGTACGGTTGACGTCCAGCGTAACACGATCGATCCACTACGCCTGATCCAGGGCTTCAAGTGCCGTCTGACAGCCCAGATCGCGAACGAAGGCCGCTGCGACAAGCGGTTTCGCGCCTTCCAGCGCCAGGCCGAGAGGCGGCTGCGCATCCTGGATGCGGCGGACACCCGCGATGCGCTGCGCATGCTGCCGAGCAACCGATTCGAGGCCCTCGGCGGCGACAGGAAAGGCCAATACAGCATCGCCGTGAACATGCAATGGAGGATCTGCTTCCTGTGGGGCGACAACGGCCCCTACGAAGTGGAAATTGTTGACTATCACTAG
- a CDS encoding HigA family addiction module antitoxin: MRDPIHPGEILADELSFIGFSANQLAKALHVPANRVSQIVGGRRGVTADTALRLGRFFGAGPELWLNLQKAYELDMARRDAGDLESIVAYDKSA; the protein is encoded by the coding sequence ATGCGCGACCCCATCCATCCGGGGGAAATCCTGGCCGACGAGCTGTCGTTCATAGGTTTTTCGGCCAACCAGTTGGCCAAGGCCCTTCACGTGCCGGCCAACCGAGTGTCCCAGATCGTGGGCGGGCGACGGGGCGTGACTGCCGACACGGCGTTGCGCCTGGGGCGCTTCTTCGGCGCCGGCCCGGAGCTGTGGCTCAACCTCCAGAAAGCCTACGAACTGGATATGGCCCGTCGCGACGCGGGGGACTTGGAGAGCATCGTCGCGTACGACAAGTCCGCCTGA
- a CDS encoding pyruvoyl-dependent arginine decarboxylase: MFGQTFVPTKAFFTRGIGRHKNKLQSFELALRDAGIEKLNLVYVSSIYPPNCTLLTVEEGSTLLNPGQITFCVMARNATDEKGRLVGSAVGMAFPGSKDNYGYISEHTAFGKDEKEIGDFAEDLASTMLATTLGIDFDPETAYDERREIYLMSGKIIESKSLPSVTQGVAGMWTTTISAVVFLP, from the coding sequence ATGTTCGGACAAACGTTCGTCCCGACCAAGGCCTTTTTCACCCGGGGCATTGGCCGTCACAAGAATAAGCTGCAATCCTTCGAGCTGGCTCTTCGCGATGCCGGCATCGAAAAGCTCAACCTCGTGTACGTGTCCAGCATCTACCCGCCCAACTGCACCCTTTTGACCGTGGAAGAGGGCTCGACGCTCCTGAACCCCGGGCAGATCACCTTCTGCGTCATGGCGCGCAACGCCACCGACGAGAAGGGACGCCTCGTGGGCTCGGCCGTGGGCATGGCCTTCCCCGGCAGCAAGGACAACTACGGCTACATCTCGGAGCACACCGCCTTCGGCAAGGACGAGAAGGAGATCGGGGACTTCGCGGAAGACCTGGCCTCCACCATGCTCGCCACCACCCTGGGCATCGACTTCGACCCCGAGACCGCCTACGACGAGCGCCGCGAGATCTACCTGATGTCGGGCAAGATCATCGAGTCCAAGTCGCTCCCGAGCGTCACCCAGGGCGTCGCCGGCATGTGGACCACCACCATCTCCGCCGTGGTCTTCCTGCCCTAG
- a CDS encoding SPOR domain-containing protein, whose translation MKVVDRFNTSKEPKGGPRKFTFEFSGAGLVSVLVVTVLGIVWVFILGVLVGRGMKPEAVVPQMAQIITPTPAPAQQEAKDPPSVLKAEDLQFPDTLQGRKPPETVTVDSGKKDAAQPGPQAQPPVPAPPVASLAGGGGPTSTLEKTPGPVPKGQVPTAPAQPDKKAVDPKTAPSAKDQKDAKKDPKDQKETKEKSYRVTYQLAAFDKKSQAEEEAEKLKKKGLSTSVEEAAVGGKPLYRVLARIKGTEAEIEQVLEKAKAKKPILRDKKSL comes from the coding sequence ATGAAGGTCGTGGACCGCTTCAACACCTCCAAGGAGCCCAAGGGCGGCCCCCGCAAGTTCACCTTCGAATTCTCCGGCGCGGGGCTCGTCTCCGTGCTGGTGGTTACCGTTCTGGGCATCGTGTGGGTGTTCATCCTGGGGGTGCTGGTGGGCCGGGGCATGAAGCCGGAGGCCGTGGTGCCGCAGATGGCCCAGATCATCACGCCCACGCCGGCCCCCGCCCAGCAGGAGGCCAAAGACCCGCCCTCGGTGCTCAAGGCCGAGGATCTTCAGTTCCCCGACACCCTCCAGGGCAGGAAACCGCCAGAGACCGTCACCGTGGACTCCGGCAAGAAGGACGCGGCCCAGCCGGGCCCGCAGGCCCAGCCTCCGGTCCCCGCACCTCCCGTGGCGTCCCTGGCTGGCGGCGGCGGCCCCACCTCCACCCTGGAGAAGACCCCCGGCCCCGTGCCCAAGGGCCAGGTGCCCACGGCCCCGGCGCAGCCCGACAAGAAGGCCGTGGACCCCAAGACGGCCCCATCCGCCAAGGACCAGAAGGACGCCAAAAAGGACCCCAAGGACCAGAAGGAGACCAAGGAGAAGTCCTACCGCGTCACCTACCAGCTGGCGGCTTTCGACAAGAAGTCCCAGGCGGAGGAGGAGGCGGAAAAGCTCAAGAAGAAAGGGCTTTCCACGTCCGTGGAGGAGGCCGCGGTGGGCGGCAAACCCTTGTACCGGGTGTTGGCGCGCATCAAGGGCACGGAGGCGGAGATCGAGCAAGTGCTTGAGAAAGCTAAGGCAAAAAAGCCTATACTTCGCGATAAAAAATCTTTATGA
- the argS gene encoding arginine--tRNA ligase: protein MRALTHLRGLLEAILARKGAQWPDKATIEPPKDKQFGDMACNVAMLTAGKLGKKPRDLALELREELLAMDPGLAKVDVAGPGFLNVTFAPSFWQKTVEDVLELRHCYGKFNLGRGRKVQVEFVSANPTGPLHIGHGRGAAVGDALARILRAMDFEVSTEYYINDAGRQMRLLGRSIWVRLLELLGRPVDYPEDWYKGEYIIELARELHTLHGKALADGDPEAGQDVCYDYGMKSILEGIQKDLSDFRVEHQVWFSEKSLVAAGKVEKTLDALKTSGLAYEKDGALWMGTSQFGDDKDRVLRKSTGELTYFASDIAYHADKFARGFHTVVDIWGADHHGYVPRMKAAVQALGRDPEDLKVILVQLVNLLRGGEQIAMSTRAGQFETLSDVCKEVGVDAARFMFLSRKSDSHLDFDLELVKQQTMDNPVYYVQYAHARVCSLFAKAAERGVSLPDAPGTVLSRLDTPEDLDLMRLLEQYPDTLASAASSMSPHVLSFYLRELAGLLHRYYSAHPVLTAPDQDTVLARMFLLEAVREVVHNGLDLLGVSAPDKM, encoded by the coding sequence ATGCGCGCGCTCACCCATCTCAGGGGCCTTCTGGAGGCCATCCTCGCCCGCAAGGGCGCCCAGTGGCCGGACAAGGCCACCATCGAACCGCCCAAGGACAAGCAGTTCGGCGACATGGCCTGCAACGTGGCCATGCTAACGGCCGGAAAGCTGGGCAAGAAGCCCCGCGACCTGGCCTTGGAGCTGCGCGAAGAGCTCCTGGCCATGGACCCGGGGCTGGCCAAGGTGGACGTGGCCGGGCCGGGCTTTTTGAACGTCACCTTCGCGCCCTCTTTCTGGCAGAAGACCGTGGAGGACGTGCTGGAGCTGCGCCACTGCTACGGCAAGTTCAACCTGGGGCGCGGGCGTAAGGTGCAGGTGGAGTTCGTCTCGGCCAACCCCACCGGCCCCCTGCACATCGGCCACGGGCGCGGCGCGGCCGTGGGCGATGCCTTGGCGCGCATCCTGCGCGCCATGGATTTCGAGGTCTCCACCGAATACTACATCAACGACGCGGGCCGCCAGATGCGCCTGCTGGGCCGCTCCATCTGGGTGCGCCTGCTGGAGCTGCTGGGCCGCCCCGTGGATTACCCCGAAGATTGGTACAAGGGCGAATACATCATCGAGCTGGCCCGTGAGCTGCACACCCTCCACGGCAAGGCCCTGGCCGACGGCGACCCCGAGGCCGGGCAGGACGTGTGCTACGACTACGGCATGAAGTCCATCCTCGAGGGCATCCAGAAGGACCTCTCGGACTTCCGCGTGGAGCACCAGGTGTGGTTCTCCGAGAAATCGCTGGTGGCGGCAGGCAAGGTGGAGAAGACCCTGGACGCCCTCAAGACCTCGGGCCTGGCCTACGAGAAGGACGGCGCGCTCTGGATGGGCACCTCCCAGTTCGGCGACGACAAGGACCGCGTGCTGCGCAAGTCCACGGGGGAACTCACCTACTTCGCCTCCGACATCGCCTACCACGCCGACAAGTTCGCCCGGGGCTTCCACACCGTGGTGGACATCTGGGGCGCGGACCATCACGGCTACGTGCCGCGCATGAAGGCCGCCGTGCAAGCCCTCGGCCGCGACCCGGAAGACCTCAAGGTGATCCTGGTGCAGCTGGTGAACCTCCTGCGCGGCGGCGAACAGATCGCCATGAGCACGCGCGCCGGACAGTTCGAGACCCTCTCGGACGTCTGCAAGGAAGTTGGCGTGGACGCCGCGCGCTTCATGTTCCTCTCGCGAAAGTCCGACAGCCACCTGGATTTCGACCTGGAACTGGTGAAGCAGCAGACCATGGACAACCCGGTCTACTACGTGCAGTACGCCCACGCCCGCGTCTGCTCGCTCTTCGCCAAGGCCGCCGAACGCGGCGTGAGCCTCCCGGATGCGCCCGGCACGGTTCTTTCGCGCCTGGACACCCCCGAAGACCTTGACCTCATGCGCCTCCTGGAGCAGTATCCCGATACGCTGGCCTCGGCCGCGTCCAGCATGAGCCCCCATGTGCTGAGCTTCTACCTGCGGGAGCTGGCCGGTCTGCTGCACCGCTACTACTCGGCGCACCCCGTGCTGACCGCGCCGGACCAGGACACCGTGCTGGCCCGGATGTTCCTCCTGGAGGCGGTGCGTGAGGTGGTGCACAACGGCCTGGATCTCCTGGGCGTAAGCGCCCCGGACAAAATGTAG
- a CDS encoding ACP S-malonyltransferase, producing MTPAQAVLFPGQGSQEKGMGRGLAEAVQDAMDLWKLAEKASGLPLREIYWDGDDAAMADTRNLQPAMTAVTLGCWLAVRGKLAPAGFAGHSLGEYAALAASGALPVEQVLELTSLRGRLMAEAGGSDGAMAAVLKVSLEGVEDIVARAAQATGRTLIVANYNTPGQYVISGHREAVDQAAGLCKEAKGRAVPLAVSGAFHSPLMAEAAAELEKVLAKADWRTPSAPVFANVTGLGESNPEKLRELLARQMTSSVRWIDTMTALYEAGARTFVELGPKGVLTKMVKPCLEGREDAQAVNLATREALEGFTLP from the coding sequence ATCACTCCCGCCCAGGCCGTGCTCTTCCCCGGCCAGGGCTCCCAGGAAAAGGGCATGGGGCGCGGCCTGGCCGAGGCCGTCCAGGACGCCATGGACCTCTGGAAGCTGGCCGAAAAGGCCTCCGGCCTGCCGCTTCGCGAAATCTACTGGGACGGCGACGACGCCGCCATGGCCGACACCCGCAACCTCCAGCCCGCTATGACTGCCGTCACCCTCGGCTGCTGGCTGGCCGTGCGGGGCAAGCTGGCCCCCGCGGGCTTCGCCGGACACAGCCTGGGCGAATACGCCGCCCTGGCCGCCTCGGGCGCGCTCCCCGTGGAGCAGGTCCTGGAACTCACCAGCCTGCGCGGACGCCTCATGGCCGAGGCCGGCGGCTCGGACGGGGCCATGGCTGCGGTGCTCAAGGTGTCGCTGGAAGGCGTCGAGGACATCGTGGCCCGCGCCGCCCAGGCCACCGGGCGCACCCTGATCGTGGCCAACTACAACACCCCCGGCCAGTACGTGATCTCCGGCCACCGCGAGGCCGTGGACCAGGCCGCCGGGCTGTGCAAGGAGGCCAAGGGACGCGCCGTGCCCCTGGCCGTGAGCGGGGCCTTCCACTCGCCCCTCATGGCCGAGGCTGCCGCCGAACTGGAGAAGGTGCTCGCCAAGGCCGACTGGCGCACCCCATCGGCCCCGGTGTTCGCCAACGTCACGGGCCTGGGCGAGTCCAATCCCGAAAAGCTCCGGGAGCTCCTGGCCCGCCAGATGACCTCCTCCGTGCGCTGGATCGACACCATGACCGCCCTCTACGAGGCCGGGGCGCGCACCTTCGTGGAACTTGGCCCCAAGGGCGTGCTCACCAAGATGGTCAAGCCCTGCCTGGAGGGCCGCGAGGACGCCCAGGCCGTGAACCTGGCCACCCGCGAGGCCCTGGAAGGCTTCACCCTGCCTTAG
- a CDS encoding 16S rRNA (guanine(527)-N(7))-methyltransferase RsmG — MGHTPLMRDDLPDAARTAELARSLGRELDSGQAGGLAAYLGLLQTWNARTNLVGPRRWPEMLTELAADSWWLADLLADLQASGALPADPVSLDFGAGAGIPGIPLRLFWGAGRYVLVEPRAKRAGFLRQCTAMLRLKETEVFEGRAEALRREADLCLSRAFMPWRDFLELAAGYGRKGAEGGARAPLAVVFANDPEPGGDSPAGYGPALVREYHRTGGTGYFWVFSPSMASS, encoded by the coding sequence TTGGGCCATACCCCGCTCATGCGAGACGACCTGCCCGATGCCGCCCGCACGGCGGAACTGGCCCGTTCCCTGGGCCGTGAACTGGACTCCGGACAGGCCGGCGGGCTTGCCGCCTACCTGGGCCTGTTGCAGACATGGAACGCCCGGACCAACCTCGTGGGGCCGCGCCGCTGGCCGGAGATGCTCACGGAGCTGGCGGCCGACAGCTGGTGGCTGGCGGACCTGCTGGCGGACCTCCAGGCCTCGGGCGCGCTGCCCGCCGACCCCGTGAGCCTGGATTTCGGGGCTGGCGCGGGCATCCCGGGGATACCGCTGCGCCTGTTCTGGGGCGCGGGGCGCTACGTGCTGGTAGAGCCCCGGGCCAAGCGGGCGGGTTTTTTGCGCCAGTGCACGGCCATGCTGCGCCTGAAGGAGACCGAGGTGTTCGAGGGCCGCGCCGAGGCCCTGCGCCGCGAGGCGGACCTTTGCCTCTCGCGGGCCTTCATGCCCTGGCGGGATTTCCTGGAGCTTGCCGCGGGATACGGACGCAAGGGGGCGGAGGGCGGCGCGCGCGCGCCCTTGGCGGTGGTGTTCGCCAACGATCCCGAACCAGGGGGCGATTCCCCGGCCGGGTACGGTCCGGCCCTGGTCCGGGAGTATCACCGGACCGGCGGGACGGGCTATTTCTGGGTGTTCTCCCCGAGCATGGCCTCCAGCTGA
- a CDS encoding NAD(P)H-dependent flavin oxidoreductase has product MAFPSLSIGDLKVKTPIIQGGMGVGISLSGLASAVAAAGGIGVIAAAGIGMGRPGYATDFVRTNNDALRDEIRAARAKSDGPLGVNIMVALTNYAELVSTAMREGVEAVISGAGLPLDMPSLLPEGCRTKLIPIVSSARAAAILCRKWLSRFGRTPDAFVVEGPMAGGHLGFKPEDILDSGHSLETVVPQVIEAVGAYRGPDGKPIPVIAAGGVYTGADILKYLRMGAAGVQMGTRFVATDECDADMAFKQTYIDAREEDIAIIKSPVGLPGRAIINNFIRAVQRGEKIPKVCPFNCTHNCDGTTAPYCIMLALMNAKKGLLDHGFAFAGQNAWRVQEIVSVKRLMESLEAEYDAAVAAGA; this is encoded by the coding sequence ATGGCCTTTCCTTCCCTTTCAATCGGCGACCTCAAGGTCAAAACCCCCATCATCCAGGGCGGAATGGGCGTGGGCATCTCACTGTCCGGCCTGGCATCCGCCGTGGCCGCTGCCGGGGGCATCGGCGTCATCGCGGCGGCGGGCATCGGCATGGGCCGTCCAGGCTACGCCACGGACTTCGTGCGCACCAACAACGATGCCCTGCGCGACGAAATCCGCGCCGCGCGCGCCAAATCCGACGGCCCCCTGGGCGTGAACATCATGGTGGCCCTCACCAACTACGCGGAACTCGTCTCCACGGCGATGCGCGAGGGCGTTGAGGCCGTGATCTCCGGAGCGGGCCTGCCCCTGGACATGCCCTCGCTCCTGCCCGAGGGCTGCCGCACCAAGCTCATCCCCATCGTCTCCTCGGCCCGGGCCGCGGCGATCCTGTGCCGCAAGTGGCTTTCGCGCTTCGGGCGCACCCCGGACGCCTTCGTGGTGGAAGGGCCCATGGCGGGAGGACACCTGGGTTTCAAACCCGAAGACATCCTCGACTCCGGCCACTCCCTGGAGACCGTGGTCCCCCAGGTGATCGAGGCCGTTGGGGCCTATCGCGGTCCCGACGGCAAGCCCATCCCGGTAATCGCCGCCGGCGGCGTGTACACCGGGGCGGACATCCTCAAGTATCTGCGCATGGGCGCGGCGGGCGTCCAGATGGGCACCCGCTTCGTGGCCACCGACGAATGCGACGCCGACATGGCCTTCAAGCAGACCTACATCGACGCGCGCGAGGAAGACATCGCCATCATCAAGAGCCCCGTGGGCCTGCCCGGGCGCGCCATCATCAACAACTTCATCCGCGCCGTGCAGCGCGGCGAGAAGATCCCCAAGGTCTGCCCCTTCAACTGCACCCACAACTGCGACGGCACCACCGCGCCCTACTGCATCATGCTGGCGCTCATGAACGCCAAGAAGGGGCTTTTGGACCACGGCTTCGCCTTTGCCGGGCAGAACGCCTGGCGCGTGCAGGAGATCGTCTCCGTGAAGCGCCTCATGGAATCCCTGGAGGCCGAGTACGACGCGGCCGTGGCCGCCGGGGCCTAG
- a CDS encoding 23S rRNA (pseudouridine(1915)-N(3))-methyltransferase RlmH, whose amino-acid sequence MHRVRLVFVGDLKARWAQEACRHYQEALARFVRVETAVVRDARESRDVPARLRKEGQALLAALGPRERVVGLEIEGEAPGSEGLARQLGRWLDDPGRMPCFVVGGPYGFGVEARARFDHRLSLGPCTLPHELARVVLLEQLYRAMSILAGHPYHHG is encoded by the coding sequence ATGCATCGAGTGCGACTCGTCTTCGTGGGCGACCTCAAGGCCCGCTGGGCCCAGGAGGCCTGCCGACACTACCAGGAAGCCCTGGCGCGCTTCGTGCGCGTGGAGACTGCCGTGGTGCGAGACGCCCGCGAATCCCGCGACGTGCCCGCCCGGTTGCGCAAGGAAGGACAGGCCCTCCTGGCGGCCTTGGGGCCAAGGGAACGCGTGGTGGGTCTGGAGATCGAGGGCGAAGCCCCCGGTTCCGAGGGTCTGGCGCGCCAGCTGGGCCGCTGGCTGGACGATCCGGGCCGGATGCCCTGCTTCGTGGTGGGCGGCCCCTACGGTTTCGGCGTCGAGGCGCGCGCCCGCTTCGACCACCGCCTGAGCCTGGGGCCTTGCACGCTGCCGCACGAACTGGCCCGGGTGGTTCTTCTGGAGCAGTTGTACCGGGCCATGAGCATCCTCGCCGGGCATCCCTACCACCACGGTTGA
- a CDS encoding DUF4390 domain-containing protein encodes MHRAAAFLLLVLVAALAVSPGEVRAQRLGLANMVLDNQGGRAKLRFGVDVRDPKLVEAVDQALRQGQVLALECKARLSLKRDYLWNREVAQATLLSPLILHDGGPYEVVLHRGGEERVRGRDLGLLMREAWNKLSIDLGAWSVLERGKAYAVTLEIRMVRQDVGDWLQGALFFWGFDPVGPVTYQLDFSY; translated from the coding sequence ATGCACCGCGCCGCCGCCTTTCTGCTCCTCGTGCTCGTGGCCGCCCTGGCGGTCTCGCCGGGAGAGGTGCGCGCGCAGCGTCTGGGCCTGGCCAACATGGTCCTGGACAACCAGGGCGGCCGGGCCAAGCTGCGCTTCGGCGTGGACGTGCGCGACCCCAAGCTCGTGGAGGCCGTGGACCAGGCCCTGCGCCAGGGGCAGGTGCTGGCCCTGGAGTGCAAGGCACGGCTTTCGCTCAAGCGGGACTATCTCTGGAACCGCGAAGTGGCCCAGGCCACGCTGCTCTCCCCCCTGATCCTGCACGACGGCGGCCCCTACGAGGTGGTGCTGCACAGGGGCGGCGAGGAGCGCGTGCGCGGCCGCGACCTGGGCCTTTTGATGCGCGAGGCCTGGAACAAGCTTTCCATCGACCTGGGCGCGTGGAGCGTGCTGGAGCGCGGCAAGGCCTACGCCGTGACCCTGGAGATCCGCATGGTGCGCCAGGACGTCGGCGACTGGCTCCAGGGCGCGCTTTTCTTCTGGGGGTTCGATCCCGTGGGACCGGTCACCTACCAGCTCGATTTCTCCTATTGA
- a CDS encoding TIGR01777 family oxidoreductase — translation MNGNGRHVVVAGGGGFIGRALCRALLARGWRVTALTRGKPRAPGADPDGARPAFAAWDGRTADGWGHLADGAYALVNLAGESIADGRWTSRRKQAIVESRVFAGQAMVRAATQAAVRPAVLLQASAVGFYGDTGDDPVDESSPPGRGFLADVCLQWEASSRPVESLGVRRVVARTGLVLGRGGGVFEKMLPPFRYYMGGPLGHGRQAFPWIHLRDQVEAMVFLLEREDLSGPFNLCAPESAANRDFCQALGRALGRPCGLAAPAAALRLAFGEMAEELLLGGCRAFPKRLMESGYVFRHPRLAEALANLLAREAR, via the coding sequence GTGAACGGCAACGGCCGCCACGTCGTCGTGGCCGGCGGCGGCGGCTTCATCGGCCGGGCGCTGTGCCGCGCCCTGCTGGCGAGGGGATGGCGCGTGACGGCCCTCACGCGCGGCAAGCCCCGCGCCCCCGGCGCGGACCCCGACGGCGCGCGCCCCGCCTTCGCCGCCTGGGACGGCCGCACCGCCGACGGCTGGGGGCATCTGGCCGACGGCGCCTACGCCCTGGTCAACCTGGCCGGGGAGTCCATCGCGGACGGCCGCTGGACCAGCCGGCGCAAGCAGGCCATCGTGGAGAGCCGAGTGTTCGCGGGCCAGGCCATGGTCCGCGCGGCCACCCAGGCCGCCGTGCGTCCGGCGGTGCTGCTCCAGGCCTCGGCCGTGGGCTTCTACGGAGACACGGGCGACGACCCCGTGGACGAATCTTCCCCCCCGGGCCGGGGCTTCCTGGCCGACGTGTGCCTGCAGTGGGAGGCCTCCTCCCGGCCCGTGGAATCTTTGGGCGTGCGCCGCGTGGTGGCGCGCACGGGACTCGTGCTGGGTCGCGGCGGCGGGGTGTTCGAGAAGATGCTTCCGCCCTTCCGCTATTACATGGGCGGCCCCCTGGGGCACGGCCGCCAGGCCTTTCCATGGATACACCTGCGCGACCAGGTCGAGGCCATGGTCTTTCTTCTGGAGCGCGAGGACCTCTCGGGGCCGTTCAATCTCTGCGCCCCCGAGAGCGCCGCCAACCGCGACTTCTGCCAGGCCCTGGGCCGCGCCCTGGGCAGGCCCTGCGGACTGGCCGCCCCGGCCGCCGCGCTGCGCCTGGCCTTTGGCGAGATGGCCGAGGAACTGCTTCTTGGCGGCTGCCGGGCCTTCCCGAAAAGGCTCATGGAGAGCGGCTATGTTTTCCGCCACCCCCGGCTGGCCGAGGCCTTGGCGAACCTCTTGGCCAGGGAGGCAAGGTGA
- a CDS encoding HD domain-containing phosphohydrolase: MSARKILVVEDEAIVALDIKSRLKRMGYEVAGSCATGEEAVALVGRLKPDLVLMDIMLEGAMDGIEAAGEINEGFGLPVVYLTAYADKQTLDRAKITNPFGYIIKPFEDRELQTTIEMALYKFDAERTMRLSERWLATTLRNLGEAVVTAGSDGLIRFLNPVAERSLGLVQDAARELSLQDAFWKRTRPMDDAGPDKHLLRAADGGEIPVEIHLSPIIDDWGKDMGSVLVFRDISEQVRNERELRDSLDRLRVTLEATVGALAVTAEKRDPYTAGHQQRVAALACAMAHSLGLDEERSEGLRVAGLLHDIGKIYIPAEILAKPSRLNSIEMGLIKTHSEVGFDILKDVPFPWPVARMVLEHHERIDGTGYPGGLSDGQILEESKILSVADVVEAMSSHRPYRAALGLERALAEIRKNRGVLYDPACVDACVDLLESGRFSFETDQRLPV, from the coding sequence GTGAGCGCACGCAAAATCCTCGTGGTCGAGGACGAGGCCATCGTGGCCCTGGACATCAAGAGCCGCCTCAAGCGCATGGGCTACGAAGTGGCCGGTTCCTGCGCCACCGGCGAGGAAGCCGTGGCCCTGGTGGGCAGGCTCAAGCCCGACCTGGTGCTGATGGACATCATGCTCGAAGGGGCCATGGACGGCATCGAGGCCGCCGGGGAGATCAACGAAGGCTTCGGCCTGCCCGTGGTCTACCTCACGGCCTACGCCGACAAGCAGACCCTGGACCGGGCCAAGATCACCAACCCCTTCGGCTACATCATCAAGCCCTTCGAGGACCGCGAACTCCAGACCACCATCGAGATGGCCCTCTACAAGTTCGACGCCGAGAGGACCATGCGCCTCTCCGAGCGCTGGCTGGCCACCACCCTGCGCAACCTGGGCGAGGCCGTGGTCACGGCCGGGTCCGACGGGCTCATCCGCTTCCTCAATCCCGTGGCCGAGCGCTCCCTGGGCCTGGTCCAGGACGCGGCCCGCGAACTGTCCCTCCAGGACGCCTTCTGGAAACGCACGCGGCCCATGGACGACGCCGGGCCGGACAAGCACCTGCTCCGGGCCGCTGACGGCGGCGAGATTCCGGTGGAGATCCACCTCTCGCCCATCATCGACGACTGGGGCAAGGACATGGGGTCGGTGCTGGTCTTCCGCGACATCTCCGAGCAGGTGCGCAACGAGCGCGAGCTGCGCGACTCCCTTGACCGCCTGCGCGTCACCCTGGAGGCCACCGTGGGCGCGCTGGCCGTCACCGCCGAAAAGCGCGACCCCTACACCGCCGGGCACCAGCAGCGCGTGGCCGCCCTGGCCTGCGCCATGGCCCATTCCCTGGGCCTGGACGAGGAACGCAGCGAAGGCCTGCGCGTGGCGGGGCTTCTGCACGACATCGGCAAGATTTACATCCCGGCCGAGATTCTGGCCAAGCCTTCGCGCCTCAACTCCATTGAGATGGGCCTCATCAAGACCCACTCCGAGGTCGGCTTCGACATCCTCAAGGACGTGCCCTTCCCCTGGCCCGTGGCCCGCATGGTGCTTGAACACCACGAACGTATCGACGGCACCGGCTACCCCGGCGGACTCTCCGACGGCCAGATCCTGGAGGAATCCAAGATACTCTCCGTGGCCGACGTGGTGGAGGCCATGAGCTCCCACCGGCCCTACCGCGCCGCCCTGGGCCTGGAGCGCGCCCTTGCCGAGATCCGCAAGAACCGGGGCGTGCTCTACGACCCCGCCTGCGTGGACGCCTGCGTGGACCTGCTGGAATCGGGACGTTTCAGCTTCGAGACCGACCAGAGACTCCCCGTCTGA